The Streptomyces bacillaris sequence GGCTCGGGGCATCGCGGTGGACGAGCTGCGCGGCCACCCAGTAGTCCTCGTCTCCGGTGGCATGGTGCTCGTCGGGCTGGGGGCCGAGGTACAGCTCGACCGACGGGGCGTCGGCGGAGAACTTCATTCTCAGCCGAATGGTGGTCTTCCCCGGCGGCAACACCATGGGGCGAACGGGGAGTTCCACATCCACGTCCTGCGGCCCCATGTCCACCAGCTTCGCATCGACCCATGAACCGCCGGACCGGGCCTGAACGTTCATGTGCGACGGATGAAGGGCCGGACCGGGAAAGAGGGTGATCACCTGCATGTCCGAGGCGAAGTCGGAGATCTCTCCCTGCGAGATGTTGTCCAGCACCAGGTCGAACTCCTCCCAGGCACCGCCCGCCACGAACGTCCCGGGCACCCCTTTGAGCCTGGTCACCAGACCGTTCTCGACCGAGGACGGGCCGTCGCCCCGTACCGCGCCCACCTCGCGGGCGGGGAGGACCCGCGCGCTTCCTGTCACGGCCAGGGCAGGCGCGCCTGCCAGGAGTGCCGAGGCGGCCACCGATGCGGCGGCCAGCAGCGCGATGTGTCGACGTTTCATGGAGCTACCGATTCCTTCGAGGGGCGAGAGATCACCAGCCTCCCGGCCCTCCGACGGTCCCGATAGCCACCTTCTTCTTATCGACCCATAAAGGGAACTTCTGGGCTCAGCACGTCACATACCGCACGTCACATACCGCCCCCACCCAGAAGCTCCCCCGCCCGGCTGAGGAACACATCCCGGTCCCGGCAGGTCGTGTGCGCGGGCCACAGGGCGTGGACCGGTACGTGGACCGGCGGGTCCAGGTCGATGACGTGGGCCGCGCCGCCCGCCGCCGGGCCCGCGGGGGTGGTCACGAAGGCGATGCGGCCGGTCGCGCTGACGGCGGTGACGGGCGGGGTGCCCTGCACGGGGTTGCGCCGGGTGTCGGGCTCCACGCCCGCCTGGCGGCACAGGCCGATCAGGAGGTCCGTGTACGCGGACGAGCCGGACTCGCCCCACACCGTCAGCGGCTCCCCGTTCAGGTCCGCCAGGGCCACAGTCGGGCGGGTGGCGAGCCGGTGGCCGGCGGGGACGGCGACCCGGAGGCGGTGTTCGGCGATCCGGGCGCGGGTGAGGCCCGGGTCGGCGGGCATGGACCGGCTGAGCCCCAGGTCGCAGGCGCCGGTGAGGAGTTGGTCGCGCAACTCGTCGGGGAAGAGCTGGCGTACGTGGGCCTGTATGCCCTGCTCCTCCGTACGGGCCCGGGTCAGCAGGTCCACCACCTCCTCCGCCGTGACCGCCGGAGTGTGCCCGATCCGCAGGTGCCCGGCCTGGCCCCGGCCGATACGCCGGGTGCGCTCCAGGGCGGCGTGGGCCTGGGCCTGGAGCGCGCGGGCGTCGTCGATGAGGGCCTGGCCGGCGGGGGTGGGAGCGACGTGCTGGTGGCCCCGGACCAGGAGCTGGACCCCGACGTACCGCTCAAGGGTGCGGATCGAGGTGCTCAGCGCCTGCTGGCTGAGGTGCAGCCGTTCGGCCGCCCGGGTGAACCCGCCCTCCTCGGCCACGGCGACGAGGTGTTCCAGCTTGTGCAGGTCCAGGGTCACGCGTTCCTCCCGTACGCCTGGTCGGCCGGGGTCAGCGGACCGTGTAGCCGCCGTTGGCGAAGATGGTCTGCCCGGTGATCCAACCGCCCTCGGTGACCAGGAACTTCACCAGCGGCGCGATGTCCTCGATCTCCGTCAGCCGGCCGCCCATGGCCTGCGACTTGTGGAACTCCACGCGCTCCGGCGTCTCCTGGGGGTAGAAGAACGGCGTGTCCATCGGCCCCGGGGCCACATTGTTCACCGCGATCCCGCGCGGGGCGAACTCCTTGGCCGCCGCCCGGGTGAAGTGCTCCAGCGGGGCCTTGGCGCCCGCGTAGGTGGCGTACCCGTCGGTGAAGGCGGCGAGCAGGGAGGTCACGAGGCTGACGATCCGCCCGCCGTCGTTGAGCCGGGCACCGGCCTCCTGGAGGAAGAAGTACGCCGCCTTGGAGTTGATCGCGAACATGCGGTCGTACTCCTCCTCGGACGTCTCCGCGATCGGCTTGCGGAGGACCATCCCGGTGGTGTTCACAGCCACGTCCACCCCACCGAAGGCGTCCAGCGCCTGGTCGAAGAGGCTGCGTACGCCCTCGACCCGGGTCAGGTCCTCCCGTACGACGAGGGCCTGGGCACCCGCGCCCCGTACCGCCTCCGCCGTCTTCTCGGCGTCGGCGGCGGTGTTCTCCCCGTGGTAGTGCACGACGACGTTGGCCCCGGCCTCGGCCAGGCTCCGGCTGATGAGTCCGCCGAGGTTCTTGGCCCCTCCGGCGACGACCGCGGTCTTGCCCTTCAGCAGCTGCTGCTCGCTCATGGTGACGGTCCTCTCTCCGGCCGCATACGCCGACAGTCAGTCGATATGCCGACATGCGGTCGATATGCGGCGTTGGTCTGCGTTCGTTGCAGTTTCCGTCGTCCACGCTAGGAGCGCCTGCGGGCCACGGGGAAACACAAAGATCGGGTCGACCCACCAGGAAGATGGGTCGCCGCAGGTCAGCGGGGGTGTGGCGGCCTGACGGGAAAGCGATTGACGCATCCGTACGGGCCCCGAAGGATGACCGCGTGACGACCGAAGAACAGCCTCCGACCGCACCGCCCCCGGCCCCGACCTCGGCCTCAGCCCCGGCCCAGGTCCAGGTCCAGGTCCAGGACTCGCAGTCTCCCCGCCCCGTCGCCCTCATCACCGGCGTCGGGCGCTCCATCGGGATCGGCGCGGGCATCGCCCGGCAGCTCGCGGCCTCCGGGTGGGACGTCGCCTTCACCTACTGGACGCCGTACGACCTGCGCATGGAGTGGGGCGCCGAGGACGGGGCCGCCGCGTCCATCGCGGAGGAGCTGGCGGGTGCCGGAGCCCGTACGGCGGCGATCGAGGCGGACCTCACCGACCCCGACACCCCCGCCCGCGTCTTCGACGAGGCGGAGCAGCGCCTCGGCCCGGTCACCGCGCTGGTCCTCTCGCACGCGGAGTCGGTGGACTCGGGGCTGCTGGACACCACCGTGGAGGCGTTCGACCGGCACTTCGCCGTGAACGCGCGGGCCAGTTGGCTGCTCATCCGCGAGTACGGGCTCCGCTTCCGCGGCGAACCGGACGCGGCCGCGGGCCGTGTCGTCGCGCTCACCAGCGACCACACCGTCGGCAACCTGCCCTACGGCGCGAGCAAGGGCGCCCTGGACCGCATCACCCTGGCCGCCGCGCACGAGCTGGCCCACCTCGGGGTGACCGCCAACGTCGTCAACCCCGGCCCTGTGGACACGGGTTGGATGAACGACGAGCTGCGCCGGGCCCTGGCCCAAGGCACCCCTCTCGGCCGTCTCGGCACCCCGCAGGACACCGCGCATCTGGTGGATTTCCTGTGTTCGCCCCAAGGCCAGTGGGTCAACGGGCAGTTGCTGAAGAGCAACGGCGGCGCGGCTTCCTGAGACCCGCGCGAAATCCCCTCCTGGTGAGCGCTGCGGAGAGCTGTGCAGGGCTGACGGAGCGTCTACTGTTTGCCTGGTCCATGTAGTGCACAGGGGGTCGCATGCAAGGCAAAGACAGGGCCGGGGCCGACGATGTCCAGGGCGGTGGCGCAGGCGGCTGGGGCAGCGGCGGTCACGGGGGCCGCGGCTCAGGGCCCGGCCCCGAGGACTCCGTATCCGCCCAGCAGTGGCCCCCCACACCCCCGCGCGGCGCTTCCCCGCACGCTGCCGCCCACCCGACCCCGCGCCTGGTGATCGACGGCCGCTACGAGCTGCTGGAGCCGATCGGCAGCGGCGGCATGGGCGAGGTGTGGAAGGCCCACGACCGGCGGCTGCGGCGCTTCGTCGCCGTGAAGGGGCTGCTCGACCGGAACGCGATGACGCCCGGCACCCAGGCGGCCGCGATGCGGCGGGCACGCCGGGAGGCGGAGGCGATCGCCAAGATCGAGCACCAGAACGTGGTGACGGTCCACGACCAGGTCGAGACCGACAACCAGGTCTGGATCGTGATGAAGCTCCTCGAAGCCCGTTCCCTGGCCGACCTGTTGCGCGCCGAGCGGGTGCTCGCCGTACCGAGGGCGGCGGACATCGGCCTCCAGATCCTGCAGGGCCTGCGGGCGGTGCACGCGGCGTCGGTCGTCCACCGGGATGTGAAGCCGGGCAACGTGCTGGTCCACGACAACGGCCGGGCGGTCCTGGTGGACTTCGGGATCGCGACGTTCGAGGGCGCCACGCAGGTGACCCGGTCCGGCAGCGTGATCGGCACGCCCCCGTATCTGGCGCCCGAACTCTTCGCCCCCGGCTCCCCCGGCCCCACCCCCGCCTCCGACCTGTGGGCACTCGGCATCACCCTGTACGAGATGGTCGAGGGCCGGGTCCCCTTCGCCGGGGGCGAGGTGTGGGAGGTCCAGGAGAACATCCGGCACTCCCCCGACCCTGCCATCCGGTACGCGGGTCCGCTCGCCCCCGTGATCCAGGGCCTCCTCTTCCCCGACCCGGACGACCGCCTGGACGCGGCGACGGCGGAGGCGATGCTGCGGGAGGCGCTGGGCGACCCTCCGGCCCCGCACACCCCCGGGCCCGGCGCGGCCACCCCCCCGCCGACGGCCCCTTCGGAACCCGCGCCCGACCCCGTACGCGCCCCCGCGCCCGCCCCCGTACCGGAGCCCCTGGGGCCGCCCGTCCCGGCGGCCGCCCACCGCAAGCGCCCCCGCCCCTGGCTGAGGGCGGCGACGGCGGTGGTGTGCGTGGCCCTGCTGGGGACGGCGGGGTGGCTGGTGGCGCAGGGCATCGGCGACGACGAGAAGACCGGCACGGGCAGCGGCAGCACCACGGCCGGCTCCGGCGGCAGCGCCGCGCCGGAGCCGTGGAAGAAGGCGAACCCCAAGCTGAAGATCGGCGTCAAGGACGACCAGCCGGGCCTGAGCAAGTACGACAAGAAGACGGAAACGTACACCGGCTACGACATCGACCTGGCCTACGCGATCGCCGCGCACATGGGGTACAGCCGGGACGAGGTCGCCTTCACCACGGTCGCGACCGACTACCGGAGCACCGCTCTCAAAGCGAAGCAGGTGGACCTGGTCATCGCCTCGTACAGCATCACCGACGACCGCAAGTCCGCCTCGCCCGGCGGCTACAGCGTCGACTTCGCGGGCCCCTACTACGAGGCGAGCCGGAGCTTCCTGGTCCGCGAGAAGTCGAGCAAGTACACGATCAGGGACTCCAGCGACCTGCGCCGCCTGGGCGTCGAGGTGTGTACGGCACGGGACTCCACGTACGAGAAGGAGCTGCCCAAACGCGGCTTCACGATGACGGAGTCCCAGCCCAACACGTACCAGGACTGCCTGGACCAACTCCTCGACGTGCGCTCGGACGTCTACGCGGTCGCCTCGGACGACATCGTCCTGGCGGGCTACGAGAAGGCGAACCCGGGGAAGGTCCGGCGGCTGGAGAACATCCAGGGCGCGGAGGGCTACGGCGTGGCGATGCGCCCCAAGTCCCCGGTCCTGAAGGGCGAGGTGTGCGCGGCGCTGCGCACGATCCTGGGCGGCCGGACCTGGGACGAGATGTACGAGAAGAACCTCTCCGCCCTCCTGGACCACAAGCCCCCACCGGGCCGCCCGGACCTGACGGAGTGCGAGGGCCACTGAGCGGCGGCGGTTGTACGGGGCGGGCCCGGCTTCACCGCTACCGGGCAGCCGCCCCACCCTCACCGCTCCCTTGCGGGGCCAGGCCGGGCCGGACTTTCGGAACCAGTGGCCACGGGACCGCCTCCACGGCCCCGGGCGGCCGGCCCACCCTCACCGCTCCGAAAACCGCTCCCCGCACCGGCTGCAGAAGACGGGCGCGGGATCCTCGGACAACCGCCCGCACTCCGCACAGACCCGGTCCAGCATGCAGGGCCCTTCGCCCCCTTCGTCCGCGGACTGCCCGCCCGGCGCCTTGATGGCAAGACCGGGCCGCCGACGGTGCACGGTGAGATAGACGAGCCCCTCCGCCCCCGCGACGAGAGCGCGCCGGGAAGTCCTGGGCAGCCAGAGAACAGAGCGCGGCCCCAACACCAACTCCCCGCCCGCCACCCGGACGAGCCCCCCGCCCTCCAGCACGACGAGCAGCACATCGAGCACGTCCTCCTGGTGCTCCCCCACCTCCGCACCGGCAGGCAG is a genomic window containing:
- a CDS encoding serine/threonine-protein kinase, which translates into the protein MQGKDRAGADDVQGGGAGGWGSGGHGGRGSGPGPEDSVSAQQWPPTPPRGASPHAAAHPTPRLVIDGRYELLEPIGSGGMGEVWKAHDRRLRRFVAVKGLLDRNAMTPGTQAAAMRRARREAEAIAKIEHQNVVTVHDQVETDNQVWIVMKLLEARSLADLLRAERVLAVPRAADIGLQILQGLRAVHAASVVHRDVKPGNVLVHDNGRAVLVDFGIATFEGATQVTRSGSVIGTPPYLAPELFAPGSPGPTPASDLWALGITLYEMVEGRVPFAGGEVWEVQENIRHSPDPAIRYAGPLAPVIQGLLFPDPDDRLDAATAEAMLREALGDPPAPHTPGPGAATPPPTAPSEPAPDPVRAPAPAPVPEPLGPPVPAAAHRKRPRPWLRAATAVVCVALLGTAGWLVAQGIGDDEKTGTGSGSTTAGSGGSAAPEPWKKANPKLKIGVKDDQPGLSKYDKKTETYTGYDIDLAYAIAAHMGYSRDEVAFTTVATDYRSTALKAKQVDLVIASYSITDDRKSASPGGYSVDFAGPYYEASRSFLVREKSSKYTIRDSSDLRRLGVEVCTARDSTYEKELPKRGFTMTESQPNTYQDCLDQLLDVRSDVYAVASDDIVLAGYEKANPGKVRRLENIQGAEGYGVAMRPKSPVLKGEVCAALRTILGGRTWDEMYEKNLSALLDHKPPPGRPDLTECEGH
- a CDS encoding LysR family transcriptional regulator, producing the protein MTLDLHKLEHLVAVAEEGGFTRAAERLHLSQQALSTSIRTLERYVGVQLLVRGHQHVAPTPAGQALIDDARALQAQAHAALERTRRIGRGQAGHLRIGHTPAVTAEEVVDLLTRARTEEQGIQAHVRQLFPDELRDQLLTGACDLGLSRSMPADPGLTRARIAEHRLRVAVPAGHRLATRPTVALADLNGEPLTVWGESGSSAYTDLLIGLCRQAGVEPDTRRNPVQGTPPVTAVSATGRIAFVTTPAGPAAGGAAHVIDLDPPVHVPVHALWPAHTTCRDRDVFLSRAGELLGGGGM
- a CDS encoding SDR family oxidoreductase — translated: MSEQQLLKGKTAVVAGGAKNLGGLISRSLAEAGANVVVHYHGENTAADAEKTAEAVRGAGAQALVVREDLTRVEGVRSLFDQALDAFGGVDVAVNTTGMVLRKPIAETSEEEYDRMFAINSKAAYFFLQEAGARLNDGGRIVSLVTSLLAAFTDGYATYAGAKAPLEHFTRAAAKEFAPRGIAVNNVAPGPMDTPFFYPQETPERVEFHKSQAMGGRLTEIEDIAPLVKFLVTEGGWITGQTIFANGGYTVR
- a CDS encoding SDR family oxidoreductase produces the protein MTTEEQPPTAPPPAPTSASAPAQVQVQVQDSQSPRPVALITGVGRSIGIGAGIARQLAASGWDVAFTYWTPYDLRMEWGAEDGAAASIAEELAGAGARTAAIEADLTDPDTPARVFDEAEQRLGPVTALVLSHAESVDSGLLDTTVEAFDRHFAVNARASWLLIREYGLRFRGEPDAAAGRVVALTSDHTVGNLPYGASKGALDRITLAAAHELAHLGVTANVVNPGPVDTGWMNDELRRALAQGTPLGRLGTPQDTAHLVDFLCSPQGQWVNGQLLKSNGGAAS